The following are encoded in a window of Methylocystis rosea genomic DNA:
- a CDS encoding oxidoreductase: MARIRPRLAVWKFASCDGCQLSLLDCEDELLEIAGEVEIAQFLEATSASVEGPYDLSLVEGSVTTAHDAARIQEVRKQSRFLITIGACATAGGIQALRNFADVREYAAIVYARPDYIETLATSTAISDHVKVDFELRGCPISTRQLVETISAFLAGRKPQTPPHSVCVECKIAGNLCVMVGHGTPCLGPVTHAGCGALCPSYNRGCYGCYGPMETPNTPSLSVWLSRLGMDEDALRRVYRTFNANADAFREESERHDR; encoded by the coding sequence GTGGCGCGCATTCGACCAAGACTCGCTGTCTGGAAATTCGCCTCATGCGACGGCTGCCAGCTCAGCCTCCTCGATTGCGAGGACGAATTGCTGGAGATCGCCGGCGAGGTCGAGATCGCGCAGTTTCTCGAGGCGACGAGCGCGTCGGTCGAAGGTCCATATGATCTTTCTCTCGTCGAAGGTTCGGTGACGACGGCGCATGATGCGGCGCGCATCCAGGAGGTCCGTAAACAGTCGCGGTTCTTAATTACGATTGGCGCCTGCGCCACCGCAGGCGGCATTCAGGCGCTGCGCAACTTCGCCGACGTGCGCGAATATGCCGCGATCGTCTATGCGCGGCCGGACTATATCGAGACCCTGGCGACATCGACCGCGATCTCCGATCACGTGAAGGTTGACTTCGAACTGCGCGGCTGTCCGATCAGCACGCGGCAGCTCGTTGAAACGATTTCTGCCTTCCTCGCCGGGCGCAAGCCGCAAACGCCGCCGCATAGCGTCTGCGTCGAATGCAAGATCGCCGGCAATCTCTGCGTCATGGTCGGTCACGGCACGCCGTGTCTGGGACCCGTCACCCATGCGGGCTGCGGCGCGCTCTGTCCCTCCTACAATCGCGGTTGCTATGGCTGCTATGGCCCGATGGAGACGCCCAATACGCCGTCACTGTCGGTATGGCTGAGCAGACTCGGCATGGATGAAGATGCGCTGCGGCGCGTCTATAGAACCTTCAACGCCAACGCCGACGCCTTCCGCGAGGAAAGCGAACGTCATGATCGTTAA
- a CDS encoding TIM44-like domain-containing protein has translation MSRFFALKRGSLIFLALATLLALAPALAEARMGGGGSFGSRGSRSWSAPPSTRTMPGQASPFERSVAPRPAPGMAGPMSQPGGAFGGAFGRGMLGGLAGGLLGAGLFGLLTGHGLFGGMMGFASVIGLLLQIALIVFLARMAFNWWTRRNANAMAGAGHRPSPGFTSPFTARAPFGAAGFGSGASPEAAMATPIKIAAEDFNAFERLLGETQGAYSREDLGALRGMSTPEMASYFDDELEENRRKGVINRVSDVKLLQGDLSEAWREGVDEYATVAMRFALNDVIEDRATGKPAPGSPGPTETSEAWTFRRPAGAGPQEWKLSAIQQAA, from the coding sequence ATGTCGCGTTTCTTCGCGCTTAAGCGTGGATCGCTGATTTTTCTTGCGCTTGCGACGCTGCTGGCGCTTGCGCCCGCCCTCGCCGAGGCGCGGATGGGCGGCGGCGGCAGCTTTGGCAGCCGCGGCTCGCGCAGCTGGTCGGCCCCGCCGTCGACCCGCACCATGCCGGGCCAGGCCTCGCCCTTCGAGCGCAGCGTCGCGCCGCGTCCCGCGCCGGGGATGGCCGGGCCGATGTCGCAGCCCGGCGGCGCCTTTGGCGGCGCTTTCGGTCGCGGCATGCTCGGCGGTCTCGCCGGCGGCCTGCTGGGCGCCGGGCTCTTCGGCCTGCTGACGGGCCATGGCCTCTTCGGCGGCATGATGGGCTTCGCCTCGGTCATCGGCCTGCTGTTGCAGATCGCGCTGATCGTCTTCCTGGCCCGCATGGCTTTCAATTGGTGGACGCGTCGCAATGCCAACGCCATGGCGGGGGCGGGTCACCGTCCGAGCCCTGGTTTCACGTCGCCCTTTACGGCGCGCGCGCCCTTTGGCGCGGCGGGCTTCGGCTCCGGCGCTTCTCCGGAAGCGGCGATGGCGACGCCGATCAAGATTGCGGCGGAGGACTTCAACGCCTTCGAACGCCTGCTCGGCGAAACGCAGGGCGCCTATAGCCGCGAGGATCTTGGCGCACTGCGCGGCATGTCGACGCCGGAAATGGCCTCCTATTTCGACGACGAATTGGAGGAGAACCGCCGCAAGGGCGTCATCAACCGCGTTTCTGACGTGAAATTGCTGCAGGGCGATCTGTCGGAGGCGTGGCGCGAAGGCGTCGACGAATACGCCACCGTCGCCATGCGCTTCGCGCTCAATGACGTCATCGAGGATCGCGCCACCGGCAAGCCCGCGCCCGGTTCGCCGGGGCCGACGGAGACGTCCGAGGCCTGGACCTTCCGCCGACCGGCGGGCGCCGGACCGCAGGAGTGGAAGCTCTCGGCGATCCAGCAGGCGGCGTAA
- a CDS encoding thymidylate synthase, with amino-acid sequence MRQYLDLLDKILREGVRKDDRTGVGTLSLFGHQMRFDLSQGFPLVTTKRVHLKSVIHELLWFLQGDTNVKYLRDNGIRIWNEWADENGDLGPIYGMQWRRWPDGDRDIDQLAHVVEEIKRNPFSRRLIVSAWNPAQVDEMALPPCHCLFQFHVAEIDGVKRLSCQLYQRSADVFLGVPFNIASYALLTHMVAQVTGCVPGDFVHSFGDVHLYLNHVEQARLQLSREPKPLPRLKLNPSVRSLFDFRYEDLSVENYDPWPAIAAPIAV; translated from the coding sequence ATGCGTCAGTATCTCGACCTTTTGGATAAAATCCTGCGCGAAGGCGTGCGCAAGGACGATCGCACCGGCGTCGGCACGCTATCGCTTTTCGGCCATCAGATGCGTTTCGACCTGTCGCAAGGCTTCCCGCTGGTGACGACCAAGCGCGTGCATCTCAAATCGGTGATTCACGAATTGCTGTGGTTCCTGCAGGGCGACACCAACGTCAAATATCTGCGCGACAATGGCATCAGGATCTGGAACGAATGGGCCGATGAAAATGGCGACCTCGGTCCGATCTACGGCATGCAATGGCGGCGCTGGCCCGACGGCGACAGGGATATCGACCAGCTCGCCCATGTCGTCGAAGAGATCAAGCGCAATCCCTTCTCGCGCCGGCTGATCGTCTCGGCATGGAACCCCGCACAGGTCGACGAGATGGCGCTGCCGCCCTGCCACTGCCTGTTTCAGTTTCATGTCGCGGAAATTGACGGCGTGAAGCGCCTCTCCTGCCAGCTCTACCAGCGTTCGGCCGACGTCTTCCTCGGCGTGCCTTTCAACATCGCGAGCTATGCGCTGCTGACGCATATGGTCGCGCAGGTCACGGGCTGTGTTCCGGGCGATTTTGTGCACAGTTTCGGCGACGTGCATCTCTATCTCAATCATGTCGAGCAGGCGCGGCTTCAGCTCTCACGCGAGCCAAAGCCCCTGCCGCGCCTGAAGCTCAATCCGTCGGTGCGCTCGCTCTTCGACTTCAGATACGAAGATTTGAGCGTCGAGAATTATGACCCCTGGCCGGCGATCGCCGCGCCGATCGCGGTGTAG
- a CDS encoding M15 family metallopeptidase has protein sequence MLLFLLLAGAVAHARGAEVTAEPIPDAVWAYMQGRSWRAELRCPGRDELVLLRVPYRDFDGNAQTGSLIVARSVAKAVAAAFEEIYDSGRFRIYRMSLIDEFGGDDARSMAANNTSAFNCRTTDRGAMSRHAYGVAVDINPVQNPYREGNLTEPEAGRAYDEPFKRRRDIVGIIVDGDVVTRAFARQGWRWGGHWKRSVDYQHFSNDGH, from the coding sequence GTGCTTCTGTTTTTGCTTCTCGCTGGCGCAGTCGCACATGCGCGCGGCGCCGAGGTGACGGCTGAACCCATACCTGACGCAGTATGGGCTTACATGCAGGGAAGGTCGTGGCGCGCGGAGCTTCGATGTCCGGGGCGCGACGAACTTGTTCTGTTGAGGGTTCCTTACCGGGATTTCGACGGCAACGCGCAGACCGGCTCTTTGATTGTCGCAAGAAGCGTCGCAAAAGCAGTCGCAGCCGCCTTTGAGGAAATCTACGACAGCGGGAGATTTCGAATCTATCGAATGTCCCTGATCGATGAATTTGGAGGGGATGACGCGCGATCGATGGCGGCGAATAATACGAGCGCCTTCAATTGCCGAACGACCGATCGTGGCGCGATGTCGCGACACGCCTATGGCGTGGCCGTGGACATCAATCCCGTTCAAAACCCCTACCGGGAAGGAAACCTCACCGAGCCTGAAGCCGGGCGCGCCTATGACGAGCCCTTCAAGCGCAGGAGAGATATCGTCGGGATCATCGTCGACGGCGACGTCGTGACCAGGGCCTTCGCGCGACAAGGCTGGCGCTGGGGCGGACATTGGAAGAGAAGCGTCGACTATCAGCACTTTTCCAATGACGGACACTGA
- a CDS encoding type II toxin-antitoxin system Phd/YefM family antitoxin, with product MTRFSKSTHKEPTSPGRWVLQDAKARFSELVRRVRSEGPQHVTVHGRDAVVVVSAEEFRRLEGERTGDALIAAMQASPARDIDIEPKREAMPVREIEL from the coding sequence ATGACTAGATTTTCGAAATCGACCCACAAGGAGCCGACTTCACCGGGTCGGTGGGTCCTTCAAGACGCCAAGGCACGCTTCAGCGAACTGGTGCGGCGCGTCCGCAGCGAAGGGCCTCAGCATGTGACTGTGCACGGACGCGACGCCGTGGTCGTCGTGTCGGCGGAGGAATTTCGTCGGCTCGAGGGAGAGCGTACGGGGGACGCGTTGATCGCCGCGATGCAGGCGTCGCCCGCGCGCGACATCGACATTGAGCCCAAACGGGAAGCGATGCCCGTGCGCGAGATCGAATTGTGA
- a CDS encoding FAD/NAD(P)-binding protein: MMPQTLKACAPPPYPMAPSMTRVTRFIRESAEVFTFDLAPERATPFTPGQFNMLYAFGVGEIPISISGDSQAPERLTHTIRAVGPVSAALGGLKAGDQVGLRGPFGVGWPVEEAKGFDVLLIGGGIGLAPLRPAIYWLLRHRAAYGRVGVLYGARTPDDLIFVSELEEWRKTPDFQLRVAVERAAPDWTGDVGYVTPLLSKLRYDPADTVAMICGPEVMIRATALALEDAGIADSRIFVSMERNMKCAIGHCGHCQFGPLFICKDGPVHRYDRVRDLLAYREL, from the coding sequence ATGATGCCGCAAACGCTTAAAGCCTGCGCGCCGCCGCCCTATCCGATGGCGCCGAGCATGACGCGGGTGACGCGATTCATTCGCGAGTCGGCGGAGGTGTTCACCTTCGATCTCGCGCCTGAGCGCGCGACGCCGTTTACGCCGGGGCAGTTCAACATGCTCTACGCATTCGGCGTCGGCGAAATACCGATCAGCATCAGCGGGGATTCGCAGGCGCCAGAGCGGCTTACCCATACGATCCGCGCCGTCGGGCCGGTGAGCGCGGCGCTCGGCGGATTGAAGGCTGGCGACCAAGTGGGCTTGCGCGGTCCTTTCGGCGTCGGCTGGCCGGTCGAGGAGGCCAAGGGCTTCGACGTCCTGCTGATTGGCGGCGGCATCGGCCTCGCGCCGCTTCGGCCGGCGATTTATTGGCTGCTGCGTCATCGCGCCGCTTACGGCCGAGTGGGCGTGCTTTATGGCGCGCGCACGCCGGACGACCTTATCTTTGTCAGCGAACTCGAAGAATGGCGGAAGACGCCTGACTTCCAGCTGCGCGTCGCGGTGGAGCGCGCTGCACCAGATTGGACCGGGGACGTCGGCTATGTGACGCCATTGCTGTCCAAGCTCCGCTACGATCCGGCGGACACGGTCGCCATGATCTGCGGACCGGAAGTGATGATCCGCGCGACCGCGCTGGCGCTCGAAGACGCGGGCATTGCGGATTCGCGCATCTTCGTCTCGATGGAGCGCAATATGAAATGCGCCATCGGCCATTGCGGCCACTGCCAGTTCGGTCCGCTGTTCATCTGCAAGGACGGGCCGGTCCACCGCTACGATCGCGTACGCGATCTTCTCGCCTATCGGGAGCTGTGA
- a CDS encoding cyclic nucleotide-binding domain-containing protein produces the protein MKDIADLLRHHPFAEGLDEETLALIAGCAKNVILQPGEYFLREAAPADSFYLVRHGAVALETFVPGRGPFTFLTVKSGEILGAEWLIPPYRSSFDARAVELTRAISFDGKCLRGKCEADPRVGYEMMKRFIPPLVKRLQSARMQALGMYDAANA, from the coding sequence ATGAAGGACATTGCCGATCTGCTTCGTCATCATCCCTTCGCCGAGGGGCTCGACGAAGAAACATTGGCGCTTATCGCCGGATGCGCCAAGAACGTCATCCTGCAGCCGGGAGAGTATTTTCTCCGTGAAGCCGCCCCAGCCGATTCCTTCTATCTCGTGCGACATGGCGCTGTGGCGCTGGAGACTTTCGTGCCAGGTCGGGGGCCTTTCACCTTTCTCACCGTCAAGAGCGGAGAAATTCTTGGCGCCGAATGGCTTATTCCGCCGTATCGTTCGTCCTTCGATGCGCGCGCCGTCGAACTGACGCGCGCCATTTCCTTTGATGGAAAGTGTCTGCGCGGCAAATGCGAAGCGGATCCGCGCGTCGGCTATGAAATGATGAAGCGCTTCATTCCGCCGCTCGTCAAACGCTTGCAGTCGGCGCGCATGCAGGCGCTCGGGATGTATGATGCCGCAAACGCTTAA
- a CDS encoding hydrogenase maturation protease, whose amino-acid sequence MSTGVDSAREGPRIIVLCIGNPQRGDDAAGRAVARALRASPADVEIIEEEGEATRVLARLEGADAAYIVDACVSGATPGEIRRFDVGTGPLPRAAFGASTHGFGLAEALELARALGALPSRCVVYAIEGGTFDIGASMSPTVAAAVDIVAGRLRADILGE is encoded by the coding sequence ATGTCGACCGGGGTCGATAGCGCGCGCGAAGGACCGCGCATCATTGTGCTCTGTATCGGCAATCCCCAGCGCGGCGACGATGCGGCAGGCCGCGCGGTCGCGCGTGCGCTGAGAGCGTCGCCGGCCGACGTCGAAATCATCGAGGAGGAGGGCGAGGCGACGCGCGTCTTGGCGCGGCTCGAGGGCGCGGACGCCGCCTACATTGTCGACGCCTGCGTTTCCGGGGCGACGCCCGGCGAGATCCGCCGCTTTGACGTCGGCACAGGCCCGCTTCCGCGAGCGGCTTTTGGCGCATCGACGCATGGCTTCGGCCTCGCCGAAGCTCTGGAGCTCGCCCGCGCGCTGGGCGCACTGCCCTCGCGCTGCGTCGTCTATGCGATCGAAGGCGGAACCTTCGACATCGGCGCGTCGATGTCGCCGACGGTCGCGGCGGCGGTCGATATCGTCGCCGGCCGATTGCGGGCGGATATACTCGGCGAATAA
- a CDS encoding lipase family protein codes for MTPTTCKTSQPLSFGDSSQQTFKVCTFLVNVLSNMYEQWLNAGSPRDFDWQPANACPITKDFKVEDYAFGQLIWSTFTLEFKKTVTEPFGCLVKSKTDGSLYLVFRGSKSLEDFEVDIEFKPVAYSAPTPNPPPGILVARGWYAVYTGLVEALDAQLKTIGPKPLTITGHSLGSALATLAVPLAASHNIAARHYNSASPMVGLKPFHDYYENLKVQTFRLVNTADTVPNLPPKGSGDYQHVGVEVPFNADYGAEKKTHNPCCSYAYAIYNPGAPCNKDFDACAPTLSQAHD; via the coding sequence ATGACCCCTACGACATGCAAAACATCTCAACCGCTATCCTTTGGAGATTCTTCTCAGCAAACCTTCAAGGTTTGCACGTTCCTTGTGAACGTGCTCAGTAACATGTATGAACAATGGCTCAATGCCGGCTCGCCGCGAGACTTTGATTGGCAGCCGGCTAACGCTTGCCCGATCACCAAAGATTTCAAAGTAGAAGACTACGCCTTTGGTCAGCTGATTTGGAGCACGTTCACTTTAGAGTTTAAAAAGACAGTTACTGAACCTTTCGGATGCCTGGTTAAATCCAAGACCGACGGCAGTCTTTATCTCGTTTTCCGGGGAAGCAAAAGCCTTGAGGACTTCGAAGTCGATATTGAATTCAAACCGGTCGCGTATAGCGCGCCGACGCCCAATCCCCCTCCCGGCATTCTCGTCGCAAGAGGTTGGTACGCAGTTTACACTGGACTTGTGGAGGCGCTGGACGCCCAGCTCAAAACAATCGGCCCTAAACCTCTTACCATCACCGGCCACAGTCTCGGCTCGGCGCTTGCCACGCTTGCTGTGCCATTGGCGGCTTCCCACAATATTGCCGCCCGACACTATAATTCGGCAAGTCCAATGGTTGGGCTAAAACCCTTCCACGATTACTATGAAAACTTAAAGGTTCAAACATTCCGTCTTGTGAACACGGCCGACACCGTACCGAATCTTCCGCCAAAAGGTAGCGGCGACTATCAACACGTCGGCGTCGAGGTCCCCTTCAACGCGGACTATGGCGCTGAGAAGAAAACACACAACCCGTGTTGCAGCTACGCCTATGCAATCTACAATCCGGGTGCGCCCTGCAATAAAGACTTTGACGCCTGCGCCCCGACGCTCAGTCAAGCCCACGACTAA
- a CDS encoding 4Fe-4S dicluster domain-containing protein produces the protein MAKADEAAAIITADGLQALLLAIRARGYRAIGPTVQNQAIVYDDIESVEDLPRGWTDEQDGGRYRLARRDDDALFGYSVGPQSWKKFLHAPKLRLWTAERDGENASVTPEPPPSDRLAFIGVRACEIRAIEIQDRVLVGDLYVDPHYKALRERALIVAVNCGQAGGTCFCVSMQAGPRVNQGFDIALTELLDGTEHIFLLETGSDEGRALLAQVPHRPASSREVEAGEAVIEHTASSMGREMRSDDLNELLMSNLEHPRWDEVATRCLSCANCTLVCPTCFCTSVEDASDLSGQHAERWRRWDSCFTMDFSYIHGGSVRATAKSRYRQWMTHKLATWIDQFGSSGCVGCGRCITWCPVGIDITEEVRAIRGCDTSAGDWP, from the coding sequence ATGGCCAAAGCTGACGAAGCGGCGGCGATCATCACGGCGGACGGCCTGCAAGCCTTGCTGCTGGCGATCCGGGCGCGCGGCTACCGCGCCATCGGCCCCACCGTGCAAAATCAGGCGATTGTTTACGACGATATCGAATCCGTCGAGGACCTGCCCCGCGGGTGGACGGACGAGCAGGACGGCGGCCGTTACAGATTGGCCAGACGCGATGACGATGCGCTCTTTGGATATTCCGTCGGGCCGCAGTCGTGGAAAAAATTTCTGCACGCGCCGAAGCTGCGGCTTTGGACGGCCGAACGCGATGGCGAGAACGCAAGCGTCACGCCCGAACCCCCGCCATCCGATCGTCTCGCCTTCATCGGCGTGCGGGCGTGTGAAATTCGCGCGATTGAAATCCAAGACAGGGTTCTCGTCGGCGATCTCTATGTCGATCCGCACTACAAAGCGCTGCGCGAGCGCGCGCTGATCGTGGCCGTCAATTGCGGCCAGGCGGGAGGCACCTGCTTCTGCGTTTCGATGCAGGCGGGTCCGCGCGTCAATCAGGGGTTCGACATCGCACTGACCGAGCTTCTCGATGGGACCGAGCACATCTTTCTCCTCGAGACCGGCAGCGACGAGGGGCGCGCACTCCTGGCGCAGGTCCCGCATCGGCCCGCGTCAAGTCGCGAGGTCGAAGCCGGTGAAGCTGTCATCGAACACACCGCATCCTCGATGGGCCGCGAAATGCGTTCGGACGACCTCAACGAACTGCTGATGAGCAATCTCGAGCATCCGCGCTGGGACGAGGTGGCGACCCGCTGCCTGAGCTGCGCCAACTGCACCTTGGTCTGTCCGACCTGCTTCTGCACGTCGGTGGAAGACGCCTCCGATCTTTCCGGCCAGCACGCCGAGCGCTGGCGTCGCTGGGATTCCTGCTTCACGATGGATTTTTCCTATATTCATGGCGGCAGCGTGCGCGCCACCGCGAAATCGCGCTACCGCCAATGGATGACCCACAAGCTTGCGACCTGGATCGATCAGTTCGGCTCGTCGGGCTGCGTGGGGTGCGGGCGCTGCATCACCTGGTGTCCGGTGGGCATCGACATTACCGAAGAGGTGCGCGCCATCCGCGGCTGTGACACGTCCGCTGGGGACTGGCCATGA
- a CDS encoding Ni/Fe hydrogenase subunit alpha: MIVKTIKVDQLARVEGEGALKVVARDGVVQSAELNIFEPPRFFEAFLRDRMYSEAPDITARICGICPVAYQMSAIHAMENALGVVVDGPLRDLRRLLYCGEWIESHTLHIYMLHAPDFLGYAGAIEMARDHADIVRRGLDLKKAGNAIIALLGGREIHPINVRVGGFYRAPRRRELQPLAEELKRARDGALATVRWTAGFDFPDVERDYEFVALRGDGEYPLNQGRIVSSRGLDIAAAEYDEHFEESHVEHSTALHAHIKARGAYLTGPLARYALNAASLSPIAREAAREAGLGSVCANPFRSIIVRAVEVLYACDEALRIIDQYEEPDRPAVDLEPRAGVGFAATEAPRGMLYHRYQLHADGKIADARIVPPTSQNQPSIEEDLKIFATAWLNLPDDALRHRCEQTIRNHDPCISCATHFLRLDVDRGR; encoded by the coding sequence ATGATCGTTAAGACGATCAAGGTCGATCAGCTCGCCCGTGTCGAGGGCGAGGGCGCGCTCAAGGTCGTCGCGCGCGACGGCGTCGTGCAATCAGCGGAACTCAATATTTTCGAACCGCCGCGATTCTTCGAAGCCTTCCTGCGCGACCGCATGTATAGCGAGGCGCCGGATATTACGGCGCGCATCTGCGGCATTTGTCCGGTCGCCTATCAGATGAGCGCGATTCACGCGATGGAGAACGCGCTCGGCGTCGTTGTCGATGGACCGCTGCGCGACCTGCGACGGCTGCTCTATTGCGGCGAGTGGATCGAGAGCCACACGCTGCACATCTATATGCTGCACGCGCCGGATTTCCTCGGCTATGCGGGCGCAATCGAAATGGCGCGCGACCACGCCGATATCGTGCGTCGGGGCCTCGATCTCAAAAAGGCCGGCAATGCGATTATCGCGCTTCTCGGCGGCCGCGAGATTCATCCGATCAATGTCCGCGTCGGCGGCTTTTATCGTGCGCCGCGCCGGCGCGAACTTCAGCCGCTCGCCGAAGAGTTAAAGCGCGCGCGGGACGGAGCGCTCGCGACCGTGCGCTGGACGGCCGGTTTTGATTTTCCTGACGTCGAGCGCGACTATGAATTCGTCGCCTTGCGCGGCGACGGCGAATATCCCTTGAACCAGGGCCGCATCGTCTCAAGCCGCGGGCTCGACATCGCCGCCGCGGAATATGACGAACATTTCGAAGAGAGCCACGTCGAACATTCGACCGCGCTGCACGCGCACATCAAGGCGCGTGGGGCTTATCTCACGGGGCCCCTGGCGCGCTATGCCCTGAACGCCGCGTCTCTCTCGCCGATCGCGCGCGAAGCCGCGCGTGAAGCGGGACTTGGATCGGTCTGCGCCAATCCCTTCCGCAGCATCATCGTTCGCGCCGTGGAAGTTCTTTACGCCTGCGACGAGGCGCTACGGATCATCGACCAATATGAAGAGCCTGACCGCCCGGCCGTCGATCTCGAACCGCGCGCGGGGGTTGGCTTTGCGGCGACAGAGGCGCCGCGCGGCATGCTGTATCACCGCTATCAGCTTCATGCCGATGGAAAGATCGCCGACGCGCGCATCGTCCCCCCGACGTCGCAGAACCAGCCGAGCATCGAAGAGGATCTGAAGATTTTCGCGACCGCGTGGCTCAATCTGCCGGACGACGCTTTGCGTCACCGCTGCGAGCAGACCATTCGCAATCACGACCCCTGCATTTCCTGCGCGACGCATTTTTTGCGGCTCGATGTCGACCGGGGTCGATAG
- a CDS encoding type II toxin-antitoxin system VapC family toxin, translating to MSGWLLDTNVLSELRRPRPNAKVVAFVAAQPLDRLYVSVVTFAEIRFGIELVADPSRRAELHDWLTLKVRPLFTQRTLPVSEDVMLKWRLLVEEGRKTRYTFSQPDLIIAATALLHGFTVVTRDTGDFEKARAPVINPWQ from the coding sequence GTGAGCGGATGGCTGCTCGACACCAATGTGCTTTCGGAACTGCGTCGTCCGAGGCCCAATGCAAAGGTCGTCGCATTCGTAGCTGCGCAGCCGCTCGATCGGCTCTATGTCAGCGTGGTCACTTTTGCGGAAATCCGCTTTGGAATTGAGCTTGTCGCCGACCCTTCGAGACGGGCCGAATTGCACGACTGGCTCACGCTCAAAGTGCGACCGCTGTTTACACAAAGGACGCTGCCGGTTAGCGAGGATGTCATGTTGAAGTGGCGCCTGCTCGTCGAAGAAGGGCGCAAGACGCGATATACTTTCTCCCAGCCTGATCTCATCATCGCCGCCACAGCGCTTCTCCACGGCTTCACGGTCGTGACGCGAGATACTGGCGATTTCGAGAAAGCGCGCGCGCCGGTTATCAATCCGTGGCAATGA
- a CDS encoding outer membrane protein, giving the protein MKKATFAAFALALTAGSAMAADLPSYKAPPPPPPPPIMTWTGFYAGLNFGVGFYAQNSSNAWGWGVNNHGGSRAGVVGGAQIGYNYQLTPMFVVGVETDFQGTSIGSGAGGNSFAWLFGLPPVTTASLNWFGTVRGRVGVNLLSPQLLVYGTGGFAYGEVKRNGWLNQNSTVQTGWTAGGGAEYMFVALPNWSVKAEYLYTQLSGNNNNGFNFGLNLNNVNNRTRFHTIRFGVNYHFNFGSSAPVLAKY; this is encoded by the coding sequence ATGAAGAAGGCAACTTTTGCCGCTTTTGCCCTCGCGCTGACGGCTGGTTCGGCCATGGCCGCGGACCTTCCGTCCTACAAGGCGCCGCCGCCGCCGCCCCCGCCGCCGATCATGACCTGGACGGGCTTTTACGCCGGTCTCAACTTCGGCGTCGGCTTTTACGCCCAAAATTCATCCAACGCTTGGGGGTGGGGCGTCAACAATCACGGCGGTAGCCGGGCGGGCGTCGTCGGCGGCGCTCAAATTGGCTACAATTATCAGCTCACGCCGATGTTCGTCGTCGGCGTCGAGACCGATTTCCAAGGCACCAGCATCGGCTCTGGCGCCGGCGGCAACAGCTTCGCCTGGCTCTTTGGTCTCCCTCCGGTAACCACCGCGAGCCTGAATTGGTTCGGCACGGTGCGTGGCCGCGTCGGCGTCAACCTGCTGAGCCCGCAGCTGCTGGTCTACGGCACAGGCGGCTTCGCTTATGGCGAGGTGAAACGCAACGGCTGGTTGAACCAGAACAGCACGGTGCAGACGGGCTGGACCGCCGGCGGCGGGGCCGAATATATGTTCGTTGCGCTGCCGAACTGGTCGGTCAAGGCCGAGTATCTCTATACGCAGCTCAGCGGCAATAACAACAACGGCTTCAATTTTGGCCTCAACTTGAACAACGTCAACAACCGCACCCGCTTCCACACGATCCGCTTTGGCGTGAACTACCACTTCAATTTCGGCTCTTCGGCGCCGGTGTTGGCGAAATACTGA
- a CDS encoding dihydrofolate reductase — MEPKIVAVVARGRNGVIGVANGLPWRLSSDLKRYKARTWGKPMIMGRRTFESIGRPLPGRESVVLTRDPHFRAEGAHVAADPQEALATARRLAALLGVDEIIIAGGEEIYRAFLDLTDVIELTEVALDIAGDAHFPALDPKDWREIAREAPPRGPKDEADFAFVTLERVRP, encoded by the coding sequence ATGGAGCCCAAAATCGTCGCCGTCGTCGCGCGCGGACGCAATGGCGTGATCGGCGTCGCCAACGGCCTTCCCTGGCGGCTCTCGAGCGACCTCAAGCGCTACAAGGCGCGCACCTGGGGCAAGCCGATGATCATGGGACGGCGCACCTTCGAATCGATCGGACGGCCGCTGCCGGGGCGAGAAAGCGTCGTGCTCACCCGCGATCCCCATTTCAGAGCCGAAGGCGCGCATGTCGCGGCGGATCCCCAGGAGGCTTTGGCGACGGCGCGTCGGCTGGCCGCGCTGCTTGGCGTCGACGAGATCATCATCGCGGGCGGCGAGGAGATCTATCGCGCCTTTCTCGACCTCACCGACGTCATCGAACTCACGGAAGTGGCGCTCGATATTGCGGGCGACGCGCATTTCCCGGCGCTCGACCCCAAAGACTGGCGCGAGATCGCGCGCGAAGCGCCGCCCCGCGGCCCGAAGGACGAAGCGGACTTCGCTTTTGTCACGCTTGAGCGGGTCCGTCCCTAG